The following are encoded together in the Buteo buteo chromosome 2, bButBut1.hap1.1, whole genome shotgun sequence genome:
- the PDIA4 gene encoding protein disulfide-isomerase A4 isoform X2 — protein sequence MRLRGLWVLVLLLGLAQIALLARGVAAEEEDDDDDGEPVTKETDNDSDDDYDDDDDSEVKEENGVLVLNDANFDTFTADKDTVLLEFYAPWCGHCKQFAPEYEKIAKTLKENDPPIPVAKIDATAATSLASRFDVSGYPTIKILKKGQPVDYDGSRTEDAIVAKVKEVSDPSWTPPPDATLVLTQDNFDDIVNGADIILVEFYAPWCGHCKRLAPEYEKAAQELSKRTPPIPLAKVDATAETELAKKFDVTGYPTLKIFRKGKPYDYNGPREKYGIVDYMIEQAGPPSKQIQATKQVQEFLRDGDDVIIIGVFSGENDKAYQLYQEAANGLREDHKFHHTFSNEIAKLLKASPGKVVVMQPEKFQSKHEPKMHVLDLKDSTGGSEIKKHVLKHTLPLVGHRKPSNDAKRYAKRPLVVVYYSVDFSFDYRVATQYWRGKVLEVAKDFPEYVFAVSDEEDYSSEIKDLGLLESGEDVNVAILDEGGKKYAMEPEEFDSDVLRQFVLAFKKGKLKPIVKSQPVPKNNKGPVKVVVGKTFDTIVMDTKNDVLIEFYAPWCGHCKKLEPVYTELGKKYKNEKNLVIAKMDATANDVTSDHYKVEGFPTIYFAPRDKKNNPIKFEGGDRDLEQLSKFIEEHATKLSRTKEEL from the exons ATGAGGCTGAgagggctgtgggtgctggtgctgctgctggggctcgCCCAGATCGCCCTCCTGGCGCGGGGCGTGGCGGCCGAGGAGGaggacgacgacgacgacggaG AACCTGTTACAAAAGAAACTGACAATGACAGTGATGATGATTATGACGATGATGATGATTCTgaagttaaagaagaaaatggtgtATTAGTCTTGAATGATGCAAACTTTGACACCTTTACTGCGGACAAGGACACTGTGCTGTTGGAGTTCTATGCACCATG GTGTGGGCATTGCAAGCAGTTTGCTCCTGAATATGAAAAGATAGCCAAAACTCTGAAGGAAAATGACCCTCCTATTCCAGTTGCCAAAATAGATGCTACTGCAGCCACTTCGCTAGCAAGTCGTTTTGATGTCAGTGGCTACCCAACCatcaaaatcctgaaaaaaGGCCAACCTGTTGACTATGATGGTTCTCGGACAGAAGATG CAATTGTGGCCAAAGTCAAGGAGGTTTCAGACCCCAGTTGGACCCCTCCACCAGATGCTACGCTGGTATTGACCCAGGATAATTTTGATGACATTGTGAATGGTGCTGACATAATCCTGGTGGAGTTCTATGCCCCATG GTGTGGACACTGCAAAAGGCTTGCTCCAGAATACGAGAAGGCTGCCCAAGAGCTCAGCAAGCGCACACCTCCTATTCCCCTGGCTAAAGTCGATGCTACTGCTGAAACTGAGCTTGCAAAGAAGTTTGATGTTACTGGCTACCCAACTCTGAAAATATTCCGCAAGGGCAAACCTTATGACTACAATGGTCCACGGGAAAAATACG GTATTGTTGACTACATGATTGAACAGGCTGGTCCTCCATCCAAACAGATTCAGGCTACCAAGCAGGTACAGGAATTTCTGAGAGATGGGGATGATGTCATTATCATTGGTGTCTTTAGTGGAGAGAATGACAAAGCCTATCAGCTCTATCAGGAAGCAG CTAATGGTTTAAGAGAAGATCACAAGTTCCATCACACCTTCAGCAACGAGATTGCAAAATTACTGAAAGCATCTCCAGGAAAAGTGGTTGTCATGCAGCCAGAGAAATTTCAGTCAAAGCATGAGCCCAAGATGCATGTTTTGGATCTTAAA gacTCTACAGGTGGATCAGAGATTAAAAAGCATGTGCTAAAGCATACTTTGCCTCTAGTTGGTCATCGCAAGCCTTCCAATGATGCTAAAAGATATGCTAAACGTCCTCTAGTGGTTGTCTATTATTCTGTAGACTTCAGTTTTGACTATCGTGTTG CTACACAGTACTGGAGAGGCAAAGTCCTGGAAGTGGCCAAAGACTTCCCTGAATACGTGTTTGCTGTTTCTGATGAGGAAGAttattcttctgaaataaaagatttggGCCTGCTTGAGAGTGGAGAGGATGTCAATGTCGCCATTCTGGATGAAGGTGGCAAGAAATATGCCATGGAGCCAGAAGAGTTTGACTCTGATGTACTCAGGCAATTTGTGCTGGCATTCAAAAAAG GAAAACTGAAGCCTATTGTGAAGTCCCAGCCAGTGccaaaaaataacaaagggCCTGTGAAAGTGGTAGTGGGTAAAACTTTTGATACCATAGTAATGGATACAAAGAATGATGTTCTCATAGAGTTCTATGCTCCATGGTGTGGACACTGCAAGAAACTAGAACCAGTGTATACTGAGCTAGGCAAAAAATACAAGAACGAGAAAAATCTGGTCATAGCCAAGATGGATGCTACTGCCAACGACGTGACGAGTGACCACTACAAAGTGGAGGGTTTCCCCACTATCTACTTTGCTCCGAGAGACAAGAAGAACAACCCTATTAAATTTGAAGGCGGGGACAGAGATTTAGAGCAGTTGAGCAAATTTATAGAGGAGCATGCAACAAAACTCTCCAGAACAAAAGAAGAGCTTTAG
- the PDIA4 gene encoding protein disulfide-isomerase A4 isoform X1 has protein sequence MRLRGLWVLVLLLGLAQIALLARGVAAEEEDDDDDGEPVTKETDNDSDDDYDDDDDSEVKEENGVLVLNDANFDTFTADKDTVLLEFYAPWCGHCKQFAPEYEKIAKTLKENDPPIPVAKIDATAATSLASRFDVSGYPTIKILKKGQPVDYDGSRTEDAIVAKVKEVSDPSWTPPPDATLVLTQDNFDDIVNGADIILVEFYAPWCGHCKRLAPEYEKAAQELSKRTPPIPLAKVDATAETELAKKFDVTGYPTLKIFRKGKPYDYNGPREKYGIVDYMIEQAGPPSKQIQATKQVQEFLRDGDDVIIIGVFSGENDKAYQLYQEAANGLREDHKFHHTFSNEIAKLLKASPGKVVVMQPEKFQSKHEPKMHVLDLKQDSTGGSEIKKHVLKHTLPLVGHRKPSNDAKRYAKRPLVVVYYSVDFSFDYRVATQYWRGKVLEVAKDFPEYVFAVSDEEDYSSEIKDLGLLESGEDVNVAILDEGGKKYAMEPEEFDSDVLRQFVLAFKKGKLKPIVKSQPVPKNNKGPVKVVVGKTFDTIVMDTKNDVLIEFYAPWCGHCKKLEPVYTELGKKYKNEKNLVIAKMDATANDVTSDHYKVEGFPTIYFAPRDKKNNPIKFEGGDRDLEQLSKFIEEHATKLSRTKEEL, from the exons ATGAGGCTGAgagggctgtgggtgctggtgctgctgctggggctcgCCCAGATCGCCCTCCTGGCGCGGGGCGTGGCGGCCGAGGAGGaggacgacgacgacgacggaG AACCTGTTACAAAAGAAACTGACAATGACAGTGATGATGATTATGACGATGATGATGATTCTgaagttaaagaagaaaatggtgtATTAGTCTTGAATGATGCAAACTTTGACACCTTTACTGCGGACAAGGACACTGTGCTGTTGGAGTTCTATGCACCATG GTGTGGGCATTGCAAGCAGTTTGCTCCTGAATATGAAAAGATAGCCAAAACTCTGAAGGAAAATGACCCTCCTATTCCAGTTGCCAAAATAGATGCTACTGCAGCCACTTCGCTAGCAAGTCGTTTTGATGTCAGTGGCTACCCAACCatcaaaatcctgaaaaaaGGCCAACCTGTTGACTATGATGGTTCTCGGACAGAAGATG CAATTGTGGCCAAAGTCAAGGAGGTTTCAGACCCCAGTTGGACCCCTCCACCAGATGCTACGCTGGTATTGACCCAGGATAATTTTGATGACATTGTGAATGGTGCTGACATAATCCTGGTGGAGTTCTATGCCCCATG GTGTGGACACTGCAAAAGGCTTGCTCCAGAATACGAGAAGGCTGCCCAAGAGCTCAGCAAGCGCACACCTCCTATTCCCCTGGCTAAAGTCGATGCTACTGCTGAAACTGAGCTTGCAAAGAAGTTTGATGTTACTGGCTACCCAACTCTGAAAATATTCCGCAAGGGCAAACCTTATGACTACAATGGTCCACGGGAAAAATACG GTATTGTTGACTACATGATTGAACAGGCTGGTCCTCCATCCAAACAGATTCAGGCTACCAAGCAGGTACAGGAATTTCTGAGAGATGGGGATGATGTCATTATCATTGGTGTCTTTAGTGGAGAGAATGACAAAGCCTATCAGCTCTATCAGGAAGCAG CTAATGGTTTAAGAGAAGATCACAAGTTCCATCACACCTTCAGCAACGAGATTGCAAAATTACTGAAAGCATCTCCAGGAAAAGTGGTTGTCATGCAGCCAGAGAAATTTCAGTCAAAGCATGAGCCCAAGATGCATGTTTTGGATCTTAAA caggacTCTACAGGTGGATCAGAGATTAAAAAGCATGTGCTAAAGCATACTTTGCCTCTAGTTGGTCATCGCAAGCCTTCCAATGATGCTAAAAGATATGCTAAACGTCCTCTAGTGGTTGTCTATTATTCTGTAGACTTCAGTTTTGACTATCGTGTTG CTACACAGTACTGGAGAGGCAAAGTCCTGGAAGTGGCCAAAGACTTCCCTGAATACGTGTTTGCTGTTTCTGATGAGGAAGAttattcttctgaaataaaagatttggGCCTGCTTGAGAGTGGAGAGGATGTCAATGTCGCCATTCTGGATGAAGGTGGCAAGAAATATGCCATGGAGCCAGAAGAGTTTGACTCTGATGTACTCAGGCAATTTGTGCTGGCATTCAAAAAAG GAAAACTGAAGCCTATTGTGAAGTCCCAGCCAGTGccaaaaaataacaaagggCCTGTGAAAGTGGTAGTGGGTAAAACTTTTGATACCATAGTAATGGATACAAAGAATGATGTTCTCATAGAGTTCTATGCTCCATGGTGTGGACACTGCAAGAAACTAGAACCAGTGTATACTGAGCTAGGCAAAAAATACAAGAACGAGAAAAATCTGGTCATAGCCAAGATGGATGCTACTGCCAACGACGTGACGAGTGACCACTACAAAGTGGAGGGTTTCCCCACTATCTACTTTGCTCCGAGAGACAAGAAGAACAACCCTATTAAATTTGAAGGCGGGGACAGAGATTTAGAGCAGTTGAGCAAATTTATAGAGGAGCATGCAACAAAACTCTCCAGAACAAAAGAAGAGCTTTAG